From the genome of Candidatus Electrothrix communis, one region includes:
- the cbiQ gene encoding cobalt ECF transporter T component CbiQ has protein sequence MTFEQFSDGTSFLHRADPKGKLISTGVLSLVIALSQTWVPALLGFLLAFTLVLTARLSWTKLLRRLLIVNSFNLLLCLLLPLTYTGGNTISLIGINLSSTGFFLAVLITVKSNAVILLFISLLATSTAAQLGHGLQQLRLSPKLCLLLLFSYRYIALIQQELFRLQRAATLRGFQPGTNLHTYRTYSYMLGMMLVRSWNRAARVQQAMELRGFSGQFHSLHDSRSMQKNDLLLLTILLLAGVGLVVIEILSR, from the coding sequence ATGACCTTTGAACAGTTCAGTGACGGCACTTCATTTCTGCACCGGGCAGACCCCAAGGGAAAACTGATCAGCACCGGCGTACTCAGTCTGGTCATTGCCCTCAGTCAAACCTGGGTACCTGCCCTGCTCGGTTTCCTGCTCGCCTTTACTCTTGTGCTTACAGCACGCTTATCATGGACAAAGCTTTTACGTCGTCTGCTCATCGTTAACAGCTTCAACCTCCTGCTTTGCCTTCTTCTGCCGCTGACTTACACAGGTGGTAACACCATTTCGCTTATAGGGATCAATCTAAGCAGCACCGGATTTTTTCTCGCTGTGCTGATCACCGTTAAATCCAACGCTGTTATCCTTCTCTTTATCAGCCTGCTTGCGACCTCAACCGCTGCCCAGCTCGGCCACGGCCTTCAGCAACTGCGCCTGTCACCGAAGCTCTGCCTGCTCCTTCTCTTTTCCTATCGTTACATAGCTCTTATTCAGCAGGAACTGTTCCGTTTACAGCGTGCTGCTACCCTGCGCGGCTTTCAGCCGGGAACAAACCTGCATACCTATAGAACCTACAGCTATATGCTGGGCATGATGCTGGTCCGAAGCTGGAACCGGGCGGCACGGGTGCAACAGGCTATGGAGCTGCGCGGGTTTTCTGGACAATTCCATAGCCTGCACGACTCAAGGAGCATGCAAAAAAACGACCTCCTCCTCTTGACAATCCTGCTGTTGGCAGGTGTGGGATTAGTGGTGATTGAAATTCTGTCCAGATAA
- a CDS encoding DUF4198 domain-containing protein encodes MKIKAVAATALFLACMTGEALAHFGMIIPSDNILTPKKKSVQLDLSFSHPFEIIGMKLDKPKEFFMVSGDKKTDLLPALKATKVMDNPSWTTEVSIKRPGVYTFIMEPTPYWEPAEDLHIIHYTKTIIAAFGDDQGWDEPVGLATEIVPLTRPFGNYAGNSFSGQILLNGKPVPGGEVEVELYNKDKKFSAPSDYHVTQVVKADENGVFTFACPQAGWWGFSALNEADYTIKDPEGNEKGVELGAVLWTYLDAYK; translated from the coding sequence ATGAAGATCAAAGCTGTCGCTGCAACTGCACTCTTTCTCGCCTGCATGACAGGTGAGGCCCTTGCCCATTTCGGAATGATTATCCCCTCGGATAATATCCTGACACCAAAAAAGAAGAGCGTTCAACTTGACCTCTCTTTTTCTCATCCCTTTGAAATAATCGGCATGAAACTGGACAAGCCAAAAGAATTCTTTATGGTGTCTGGCGATAAAAAAACCGACCTGCTCCCGGCTCTTAAAGCGACCAAAGTGATGGATAACCCTAGCTGGACAACTGAAGTTTCCATCAAACGTCCTGGAGTATACACCTTTATCATGGAGCCGACCCCGTACTGGGAGCCAGCTGAAGACTTGCATATCATCCATTACACCAAAACCATAATTGCCGCCTTTGGTGATGATCAAGGCTGGGATGAGCCGGTCGGTCTTGCCACAGAAATCGTACCACTGACCCGTCCCTTTGGAAATTATGCAGGCAACAGCTTTTCCGGTCAAATCTTACTGAACGGAAAACCGGTTCCCGGCGGGGAGGTTGAAGTGGAGCTGTACAACAAGGACAAGAAATTCAGTGCTCCCAGCGATTACCACGTCACCCAGGTCGTCAAGGCTGACGAAAACGGAGTCTTCACCTTTGCTTGTCCCCAAGCAGGCTGGTGGGGATTTTCTGCCCTGAATGAAGCCGACTATACCATCAAGGACCCGGAAGGAAACGAGAAAGGGGTTGAGCTGGGCGCTGTGCTCTGGACCTATCTGGATGCGTATAAATAA
- the cbiM gene encoding cobalt transporter CbiM produces MHISEGILSAPVLISGGAFTAIGTFIGLKKIDLEQIMPVALFSSAFFVAGLVHVPLGPGSVHLMLIGLLGVMLGWAAFPAILIALFLQALFFQFGGFAVLGVNTLTMSVPALCCYYLTRPWMDNPKTRPAAAFIAGFVAILLASLLTACALALTDTGFTAAAQLIIAANVPVMIIEGCITMFTVGFLAKVQPEILHLEYV; encoded by the coding sequence ATGCATATTTCAGAAGGGATTCTTTCGGCACCGGTTTTGATAAGCGGCGGTGCTTTTACTGCCATCGGCACCTTTATCGGATTGAAAAAGATTGATCTTGAACAGATTATGCCCGTTGCTCTGTTTTCTTCCGCATTTTTTGTTGCAGGACTCGTTCATGTTCCTCTCGGGCCGGGATCCGTACATCTGATGTTAATCGGACTTCTCGGAGTCATGCTGGGCTGGGCTGCTTTCCCGGCGATTCTTATCGCTCTCTTTCTTCAGGCGCTGTTTTTTCAATTTGGCGGTTTTGCCGTCCTCGGGGTGAATACGCTCACAATGTCTGTTCCAGCTCTCTGTTGCTATTACCTGACCCGCCCTTGGATGGATAATCCCAAAACACGCCCTGCTGCCGCTTTTATTGCAGGATTTGTGGCAATTCTCCTGGCCTCACTGCTGACCGCCTGCGCCCTTGCCCTTACCGATACTGGCTTCACCGCTGCTGCACAACTCATTATCGCAGCAAATGTGCCGGTCATGATTATTGAAGGATGTATCACCATGTTCACTGTCGGTTTTCTGGCCAAGGTCCAACCGGAAATTTTACACCTGGAATACGTATGA
- a CDS encoding 4Fe-4S binding protein, giving the protein MFEVVVDKEKCTGCEECVGSCPAGVFEFNDGKSEPVNEDECLGCETCVEVCESDAITVTES; this is encoded by the coding sequence ATGTTTGAAGTCGTTGTAGACAAAGAAAAATGTACAGGTTGTGAAGAGTGTGTCGGTTCTTGCCCCGCCGGAGTATTCGAGTTCAATGATGGGAAATCAGAGCCGGTAAACGAAGACGAATGTCTGGGTTGTGAGACCTGTGTGGAAGTTTGCGAGTCAGACGCCATCACTGTTACTGAGTCCTAA
- a CDS encoding TM2 domain-containing protein — translation MIKQETHSVAMGYILWIFGFMGMHRFYYGKPISGTVYFFTLGLLGIGWIIDLFLIPSMDRQADLRFTPGPTDYNICWILLVFLGAFGVHRMYMGKWLSGILYLLTLGVFGLGILYDLWTLNNQLTEVNTGV, via the coding sequence ATGATAAAACAGGAAACACACAGTGTGGCAATGGGGTACATCCTCTGGATTTTTGGTTTTATGGGGATGCATCGCTTTTATTACGGCAAGCCGATCTCCGGCACCGTGTATTTTTTCACGCTGGGCCTGCTCGGCATTGGTTGGATCATTGATCTGTTCCTGATTCCGAGTATGGATCGTCAAGCTGACCTGCGCTTTACTCCGGGTCCTACGGATTATAATATCTGCTGGATTCTGTTGGTCTTCCTTGGAGCCTTTGGGGTTCATCGCATGTACATGGGGAAATGGCTGAGCGGAATTCTTTACCTCCTCACTCTAGGGGTATTCGGTTTAGGTATCCTTTACGATCTCTGGACCCTGAATAATCAATTGACAGAGGTCAATACCGGCGTATAA
- a CDS encoding IscA/HesB family protein translates to MLEVTETAITNVKEYLREQNIESAVRIVMMSGGCSGPGLGLALDEAKENDLTSEQDGVNFLVEKVLAETCGTITVDFTEASGSGCGCSGGGFSIKSEKPLSGDDEKSGCGCSCTSGSCG, encoded by the coding sequence ATGCTAGAAGTAACTGAAACAGCAATCACGAACGTTAAAGAATACCTGCGTGAGCAAAATATTGAGTCCGCAGTTCGTATTGTTATGATGTCTGGGGGCTGCTCGGGACCCGGTCTCGGCCTGGCCCTTGATGAGGCCAAGGAGAATGACCTGACCTCTGAACAGGACGGGGTAAACTTCCTTGTGGAAAAAGTTCTTGCCGAGACCTGCGGTACTATTACCGTGGACTTCACAGAGGCCTCGGGTAGCGGTTGTGGTTGTTCCGGCGGCGGGTTCAGCATCAAAAGTGAAAAACCTCTGTCAGGTGATGATGAAAAAAGTGGGTGTGGTTGTTCCTGTACCTCAGGTTCCTGCGGTTAA
- a CDS encoding DOMON-like domain-containing protein — protein MVKNMAGFKDAGNFILQPFQEERFAANLQITGTLARSATDLLISYELGGNVDDVLFPPPISSPRRRDGLWQATCFEFFVAVSGSHQYWEINLSPSGDWNVYAFTEYRHGMREETSLAALPCTVHRQPESYQLALDFPLAKLIALDQPIEVGISAVLLGEKGQQGFYALTHCGSQPDFHQRESFLMRL, from the coding sequence ATGGTAAAAAATATGGCGGGTTTCAAAGATGCTGGAAATTTTATCCTCCAGCCTTTCCAGGAAGAGCGCTTTGCTGCCAACCTCCAAATCACCGGCACCCTTGCCCGCAGCGCAACCGACCTCCTGATCAGTTATGAGCTCGGCGGCAACGTGGATGATGTTCTTTTTCCTCCACCGATTAGCTCGCCCCGCCGCAGGGATGGACTTTGGCAGGCAACCTGTTTTGAGTTCTTTGTCGCGGTCAGTGGCTCGCACCAATACTGGGAAATTAATCTCTCGCCTTCCGGAGATTGGAATGTCTACGCCTTTACTGAGTATCGTCACGGGATGCGAGAGGAAACCTCTCTTGCCGCCTTGCCTTGTACCGTGCATCGACAACCAGAATCCTATCAGCTTGCGCTGGATTTTCCTCTGGCAAAATTGATCGCTCTGGATCAGCCCATCGAAGTCGGGATCAGCGCAGTGCTGTTGGGGGAAAAGGGTCAGCAAGGTTTTTATGCTCTGACCCATTGCGGTTCTCAGCCTGATTTTCATCAGCGGGAAAGCTTTTTGATGAGGCTCTAA
- a CDS encoding SUMF1/EgtB/PvdO family nonheme iron enzyme, translating to MAEKRYAILIASSSYPDEPGLTDLRCPANDVDALDKVLRSPDLGGFTETVVFKNRPSHEVLERIETVLGEAGREDLVLIYFSGHGKLNPAGQLCLATANTKLRALGSTSIPAGSIKSYFDHSASRKKILLLDCCYSGAVGKDFTKGGVGEQLQLMSRGQGTFIMTASTGIEVAVEKEGDTYGLFTKHLVQGIRSGEADKDEDGFVDMQELYEYVHEKVRGEGAQQPMKWDLHAKGKLVIARSGKASGGKQLREAKSILFRLAAEERLTESIVFEAVKLLTLPKQEMTAKDQECSLLVRQLVGTQISPPVFIEQWVRACITYKSHKSTESKKERLGPSVASQPKAPVVSPGQASRPTPQQGDTIQDEPTGMELVYIPKGCFQMGSNEYDGEKPVHEVCVDGFWMGKYEVTQGQWKNIMGDNPANFQKGDDYPVEQVSWEDAQKFITQLKKRSGKEYRLPTEAEWEYAARAKSSYKYSGGDDLNAVAWYDGNSGDSTHPVGQKKANAFGLHDMSGNVWEWCADWYGEKYYASSPKNNPTGPDSGTYRVLRGGSYFDSPVFCRSVYRDSGGPGYRDRYVGFRLVLPFQAAGS from the coding sequence ATGGCTGAAAAACGCTACGCAATCCTCATTGCCAGCAGCAGCTACCCGGATGAGCCGGGGCTGACAGATCTGCGTTGCCCGGCGAATGATGTTGATGCGCTGGATAAGGTGTTGCGTTCGCCTGATTTGGGTGGCTTTACCGAGACCGTTGTTTTTAAAAACCGGCCCAGCCATGAGGTGTTGGAGCGGATTGAGACCGTGCTGGGGGAGGCGGGCCGGGAAGATCTGGTGCTTATCTATTTTTCCGGGCACGGTAAGCTGAATCCGGCAGGCCAGCTCTGTCTGGCCACGGCAAACACCAAGTTGCGGGCACTGGGTTCAACCTCCATTCCGGCAGGGTCGATTAAATCCTATTTTGATCATTCCGCGAGCAGGAAAAAGATTCTTCTTCTGGACTGCTGCTACAGTGGGGCTGTGGGTAAAGATTTCACCAAGGGCGGAGTGGGTGAGCAATTGCAGCTCATGTCCCGAGGTCAGGGCACCTTTATCATGACCGCTTCCACCGGGATTGAGGTGGCAGTGGAAAAGGAGGGCGATACGTACGGTCTGTTCACCAAGCATCTTGTTCAGGGGATTCGGTCTGGCGAGGCGGATAAAGATGAGGACGGTTTCGTGGACATGCAGGAGCTGTATGAGTATGTCCATGAAAAGGTGCGGGGGGAAGGTGCGCAGCAGCCCATGAAGTGGGATCTTCATGCTAAGGGAAAGCTGGTGATTGCCCGCAGCGGCAAAGCTTCGGGAGGAAAACAGCTGCGAGAGGCGAAGAGCATATTGTTCAGGCTGGCGGCAGAGGAACGGCTGACAGAGAGCATCGTGTTCGAGGCGGTCAAGCTCCTTACCCTCCCCAAGCAGGAGATGACGGCAAAAGATCAAGAATGCAGCCTGCTGGTCCGGCAGCTTGTCGGCACGCAGATCAGCCCACCTGTCTTTATTGAACAATGGGTGAGGGCCTGTATCACATACAAGTCTCACAAGTCGACGGAATCGAAAAAGGAACGACTTGGTCCATCGGTTGCATCTCAGCCGAAGGCACCTGTTGTCTCTCCTGGACAAGCCTCTAGGCCTACGCCGCAGCAGGGCGACACGATACAGGATGAACCCACCGGCATGGAGTTGGTTTATATTCCCAAGGGGTGTTTTCAGATGGGATCAAATGAGTATGATGGTGAAAAACCGGTGCATGAGGTCTGCGTGGACGGCTTTTGGATGGGGAAATATGAAGTCACCCAAGGGCAATGGAAGAATATAATGGGCGATAATCCGGCCAATTTTCAAAAGGGTGATGATTATCCGGTGGAGCAAGTTTCCTGGGAGGATGCGCAGAAGTTCATTACCCAGCTGAAGAAGAGATCCGGGAAGGAATACCGCCTGCCCACTGAGGCGGAATGGGAATATGCTGCTCGGGCCAAGAGTTCGTACAAATATAGCGGCGGGGACGACTTGAATGCTGTGGCTTGGTATGACGGCAACAGCGGTGACAGCACGCATCCGGTAGGTCAAAAAAAGGCCAATGCCTTTGGATTGCACGATATGAGCGGCAATGTCTGGGAGTGGTGCGCGGATTGGTACGGCGAGAAATATTATGCCTCCAGTCCGAAAAATAATCCGACCGGGCCGGATTCCGGTACGTACCGTGTTCTCCGTGGCGGCAGCTATTTCGATAGCCCGGTGTTCTGCCGCTCTGTCTATCGGGATAGCGGCGGGCCGGGGTACCGTGACCGTTATGTCGGGTTTCGCTTGGTTCTTCCCTTCCAGGCAGCTGGAAGCTGA
- a CDS encoding TIGR00266 family protein, with the protein MSGRQAHEIDYEIFGHEMQFVEIELDPQESVVAEAGSMMYMSDFIKMDTIFGDGSASSQQGGFFDKMLGAGKRLITGEGLFVTMFTFEGQGKGKVAFASPYPGKIIPLDLSQYGNRIICQKDAFLCAAKGVAIGIAFQKRLGTALFGGEGFIMQQLDGDGLCFVHAGGTIVERELKAGETLRVDTGCLVALTQTVNYDIEYVGNVKSAVFGGEGFFFASLRGPGHVWLQSLPFSRLAGRIWAAAPKAGGESVGEGSVLGNISTLFEK; encoded by the coding sequence ATGAGCGGACGGCAGGCCCACGAGATTGATTACGAGATTTTCGGTCACGAAATGCAGTTTGTCGAGATTGAACTCGATCCGCAGGAAAGCGTAGTAGCCGAGGCGGGCAGCATGATGTACATGAGCGATTTTATCAAGATGGACACCATCTTTGGTGACGGCTCTGCCTCCTCCCAGCAAGGCGGTTTTTTTGATAAAATGCTTGGGGCGGGTAAACGACTGATCACCGGCGAAGGGCTGTTCGTCACCATGTTCACCTTTGAGGGTCAGGGCAAGGGCAAGGTCGCCTTTGCCTCCCCGTATCCGGGCAAGATTATCCCTCTGGATCTGAGTCAGTACGGCAACAGGATCATCTGCCAGAAGGACGCCTTTCTCTGTGCAGCCAAGGGGGTTGCCATCGGAATCGCCTTTCAGAAAAGACTCGGTACGGCCTTGTTTGGGGGGGAAGGATTCATCATGCAGCAGCTGGACGGCGACGGCCTCTGCTTTGTCCACGCAGGCGGCACCATCGTTGAACGGGAGCTCAAGGCCGGAGAAACCCTGCGGGTAGACACCGGCTGCCTAGTCGCCCTGACCCAGACTGTGAATTATGATATTGAGTATGTGGGCAATGTGAAATCAGCTGTGTTTGGTGGCGAGGGCTTTTTCTTTGCCAGTCTGCGCGGGCCGGGCCATGTCTGGCTGCAATCTCTGCCCTTTTCCCGGCTGGCCGGACGAATCTGGGCTGCTGCGCCCAAAGCTGGCGGAGAGAGCGTTGGTGAGGGGTCTGTGCTCGGGAATATCTCTACGCTCTTTGAGAAGTAG
- a CDS encoding FAD-linked oxidase C-terminal domain-containing protein, protein MRLLYELFFYPEKGWISNRISVIVANMEKKIIKKMQQAVGKANLLTSLEECSCYSYDASGRNFMPDAVALPESTAQVADLLRLADEYRFPVIPRGAGSGTTGGALPVHGGLVIGFSRMHRILEIDPDNMIAVVEPGVVTGELQAAVKKHGLMYPPDPASLKFCSIGGNAAECAGGPSAVKYGVTRDYIIGLEVVLPNGEIMRTGVRTEKGVVGYDLTRLFIGSEGTLAIFTKLILRLLPLAEAKATFLLSFPSLAQATGLVAKILTAGLMPCTLEYMDQTAVQVVGDQLSSSLPEETAALLLVEFDGNKNEVARQGKLFTEFIQQEDCMVRRAESEEETQELWLARRSIAPACLSLRPHKIAEDVVVPRSRIPELVGLTEQLARELNLIILSFGHAGDGNIHVNIMVDKQNEQEYDNGLRAKERLFERVLSMGGTLSGEHGVGITKSPFLSQELDETALSVMRRLKELFDPHNILNPGKIFPV, encoded by the coding sequence TTGCGTTTGCTCTATGAATTATTTTTCTATCCTGAAAAGGGCTGGATCTCCAACAGAATATCCGTTATTGTTGCAAATATGGAGAAAAAAATCATAAAAAAAATGCAACAGGCTGTTGGTAAAGCTAATCTACTGACAAGCTTAGAGGAATGTTCCTGTTATAGTTATGATGCGTCAGGGCGGAATTTTATGCCGGATGCGGTGGCCTTGCCGGAATCAACGGCTCAGGTTGCGGACTTGCTTCGCCTTGCCGACGAGTATCGCTTTCCGGTTATACCGCGTGGAGCGGGCAGCGGCACCACCGGTGGTGCGCTTCCTGTGCATGGTGGTCTGGTTATCGGATTCAGTCGGATGCACCGGATTTTAGAGATTGATCCTGATAATATGATTGCCGTGGTTGAACCGGGTGTTGTCACCGGTGAGCTGCAGGCCGCTGTAAAAAAACATGGTTTGATGTATCCTCCTGATCCAGCCAGCCTGAAATTCTGCTCCATCGGCGGTAATGCCGCAGAATGCGCTGGCGGCCCCAGTGCCGTCAAATACGGAGTGACCCGCGATTATATTATCGGCCTTGAGGTGGTGTTGCCTAACGGTGAGATTATGCGAACAGGGGTGCGCACGGAAAAGGGGGTGGTGGGCTATGATCTGACCCGGTTGTTCATAGGCTCTGAAGGTACTCTGGCGATTTTCACCAAATTGATTCTTCGCCTTCTTCCACTTGCCGAGGCCAAGGCTACCTTTCTCCTTAGTTTCCCTTCCTTAGCCCAGGCAACCGGCTTGGTTGCCAAAATTCTTACTGCCGGGCTCATGCCCTGCACCTTGGAGTATATGGATCAGACCGCTGTTCAGGTGGTTGGTGATCAATTGAGCAGTTCGTTGCCCGAGGAGACAGCGGCCCTATTGCTGGTGGAGTTTGACGGGAACAAAAACGAGGTCGCACGACAAGGAAAACTCTTTACAGAGTTTATTCAGCAGGAGGACTGTATGGTACGCCGGGCAGAAAGTGAAGAGGAAACCCAGGAGCTTTGGTTGGCCCGACGCTCCATTGCTCCAGCCTGTTTGAGCCTGCGTCCCCATAAAATTGCTGAAGATGTTGTGGTGCCCCGTTCGCGAATACCGGAACTGGTCGGGCTTACCGAACAGTTGGCCCGGGAGCTGAACCTCATTATCCTGTCCTTTGGTCATGCCGGAGACGGTAATATCCATGTGAACATTATGGTGGATAAACAGAACGAACAGGAATATGATAACGGGCTCAGGGCCAAGGAGCGGCTTTTTGAGCGCGTACTCAGTATGGGCGGTACCCTCTCCGGCGAGCACGGAGTCGGTATAACGAAGTCGCCC